A single genomic interval of Cucumis sativus cultivar 9930 chromosome 5, Cucumber_9930_V3, whole genome shotgun sequence harbors:
- the LOC101206832 gene encoding uncharacterized protein LOC101206832, giving the protein MGACVSTPQGCVGGKFKKSSKRKNRRRRRKGSKTIAFSALSEGSHRSDPIDHCSFSNPTFQGSYDEAWFDTVGKFESDCDEDYQSLPDDNQSINSLEAASTSSISSSGDANHGDHNVNRHSATSDQIHRPGNSARVHSVSSSESQVARDSHLQAINPDDAEPQLKGCGHSSEANEPVFIDEISSTAGESSAKGDGILDNCGILPSNCLPCLASTINSVEKRKSLSSSPPSGLKKAALKLSFKWKEGNPNAALFSSKALLQRPIAGSQVPFCPAEKKMLDCWSHIEPDSFKVRGVNYAKDKKKEFAPNHTAYYPFGVDVFLSHRKVDHIARFVEMPAATSSGTLPPILVVNVQIPLYSAAIFQGETDGEGMSIVLYFKLSDAYAEKLTSHFQENIKKLIDDEVERVKGFPVDNVVPFRERLKILGRVANVEDLPMSAAERKLMQAYNEKPVLSRPQHEFYLGENYLEIDLDMHRFSYISRKGFEAFLDRLKCCILDVGLTIQGNRPEELPEEILCCIRLNGIDYVNYQQLGMGLEIL; this is encoded by the exons ATGGGTGCTTGCGTTTCCACGCCGCAGGGCTGCGTCGGAGGTAAATTTAAGAAATCTTCTAAGAGGAAGAACCGTCGAAGACGGAGGAAAGGTTCCAAAACCATCGCCTTTTCTGCTCTTTCTGAGGGATCGCACCGCTCTGACCCGATTGACCACTGCTCATTTTCCAATCCCACTTTTCaag GAAGTTACGATGAGGCATGGTTTGATACAGTTGGCAAATTCGAATCGGATTGCGATGAAGATTACCAAAGTCTTCCCGATG ACAATCAGTCAATTAATAGCTTGGAGGCTGCGTCAACGTCGAGCATTTCATCTTCTGGCGATGCTAATCATGGAGATCATAATGTGAATCGACATAGCGCAACGTCAGATCAGATTCATAGACCAGGAAATTCGGCAAGAGTACATTCTGTGAGCAGTTCTGAGAGTCAAGTTGCAAGGGATTCACATTTGCAGGCCATCAATCCAGATGATGCAGAACCACAACTTAAGGGATGTGGACACTCGAGCGAGGCAAATGAACCAGTATTCATTGACGAGATCTCCTCTACTGCTGGTGAAAGTTCTGCCAAAGGCGATGGAATATTGGATAATTGTGGGATTTTACCAAGCAATTGTTTACCCTGTCTTGCATCAACAATAAACTCtgttgaaaagagaaaatcacTAAGTTCTAGTCCTCCAAGTGGACTTAAGAAGGCAGCCTTGAAACTTTCATTCAAATGGAAAGAAGGAAATCCCAATGCTGCTTTAT TCTCATCAAAAGCGCTTCTACAAAGACCTATAGCAGGTTCTCAAGTACCCTTTTGCCCAGCTGAAAAGAAAATGCTAGATTGTTGGTCACATATTGAGCCAGATAGTTTCAAAGTTAGGGGAGTGAACTATGCAAA ggacaaaaagaaagaatttgcTCCCAATCATACTGCCTACTATCCCTTTGGAGTTGATGTGTTCTTGTCTCACCGAAAAGTAGATCACATTGCTCGATTTGTCGAAATGCCTGCGGCTACTTCTTCTGGAACACTTCCGCCTATCCTTGTTGTTAATGTTCAG ATTCCATTGTATTCGGCGGCGATTTTTCAAGGAGAAACCGATGGAGAAGGAATGAGTATCGTCTTGTACTTTAAGCTTTCTGATGCATATGCAGAGAAACTTACATCtcattttcaagaaaacatCAAG AAGCTGATTGACGATGAAGTTGAAAGGGTGAAGGGTTTTCCAGTAGACAATGTAGTACCATTTAGGGAacgattgaaaattttggggCGCGTTGCAAATGTAGAGGATCTTCCGATGAGCGCTGCAGAGAGAAAACTTATGCAGGCTTACAATGAAAAGCCCGTCCTTTCTCGTCCTCAACACGAATTTTACTTG GGAGAAAACTACTTGGAAATCGACTTAGATATGCACAGATTTAGTTACATTTCAAGGAAAGGTTTTGAAGCATTTCTTGATAGACTCAAGTGCTGCATTTTGGATGTTGGCCTGACAATTCAG GGGAACAGACCTGAAGAATTGCCAGAGGAGATCTTATGTTGCATTAGATTAAATGGAATTGATTACGTAAATTATCAGCAATTGGGGATGGGTCTAGAGATTCTGTAA